A single Bacillus sp. (in: firmicutes) DNA region contains:
- a CDS encoding pirin family protein — MLKKIDSNNMGSSNLGWLKSKFHFSFAEYYNPDNIQFGVLRVINDDLIQSQTGFGTHPHSNMEIISYVINGELTHRDSMGNENTITRGHVQYMSAGTGVYHSEHNLGEDMLRLLQIWIFPNQNGHNPNYGDFRFKWEERKNDWLHMVSEIDGDAPIKIHQDANIYSLELEEGKEISFPVKEGRQAYLVQIEGTSTINGIELVDRDGMEIVEENIVIKAVETSHILMIEMKKANE; from the coding sequence ATGTTAAAAAAAATCGACAGCAATAACATGGGTTCAAGCAATCTTGGCTGGTTAAAAAGTAAGTTTCACTTTTCATTCGCTGAATATTATAATCCAGACAATATCCAGTTTGGGGTTTTACGAGTAATTAATGATGATTTGATTCAGTCGCAAACAGGCTTTGGAACACATCCTCATAGCAATATGGAAATCATCTCTTATGTTATCAATGGGGAATTAACACATCGTGATAGCATGGGAAATGAAAATACAATTACACGCGGACACGTTCAATACATGAGTGCAGGTACAGGGGTGTATCATAGCGAGCATAATTTAGGAGAAGATATGCTCAGGTTGCTGCAAATTTGGATTTTTCCTAATCAAAATGGTCATAATCCTAACTATGGTGATTTTAGATTTAAGTGGGAAGAGCGAAAAAATGATTGGCTTCATATGGTTTCAGAGATAGATGGAGATGCCCCAATCAAAATTCATCAAGATGCTAATATTTATTCTTTGGAATTGGAGGAAGGAAAAGAAATTAGCTTCCCAGTGAAAGAAGGCAGGCAGGCCTATTTAGTTCAAATTGAAGGAACATCCACTATTAATGGAATTGAGCTAGTAGATAGGGATGGAATGGAGATTGTTGAAGAAAATATTGTAATTAAAGCAGTGGAAACATCACACATTCTAATGATTGAAATGAAAAAAGCAAATGAATAG